The following are from one region of the Paenibacillus protaetiae genome:
- a CDS encoding proton-conducting transporter membrane subunit, producing MNFGGYSLYISFELNNMSALMLAVAALASLTVHVLSAWSIWKDSRITAYYSYLSLFSFAVYGLMIAGDMLTLLVFWGLAGAGGFLIAGYDDANENSREAAKRLFIMANMSSVALLFAVILLFWYMPDHALDFTSIHNLFQGHAGKAASGIITGIALLLTASAASFAGLFPLHMWQPAAIKSREPFRYALPGLLMPAAAVYLLAKTYDLFAASPDAGAVLAYAGGITALLSAVIAAAQNGSLKAVSYVLGAQTGLAFLVIGAGSAAGGLYMLIAGITGFFLLNSFAQQDTYKKNRLLRLAGCLGALALSEFPLLIGYWSSSVGLKALYSYNPYLFVVALAAVLFKALALAPVWLKQLQRIPAASGPAVRSAKPAASAESEQLFRLADRPAVPAPPKAVMIAVGAVYALCGISAGFVQHPWTSRMASWIGSGQEAGSAAAAVAGIGAVSLLGLLLGWLTYRRQSARLTEDKQRGWLIRLLQEEWYIPRLIHYAASVPLKAAGRALQAFDDYIVGRRFW from the coding sequence TGCTTGCCGTTGCCGCGCTGGCGAGCTTAACGGTCCATGTGCTGAGCGCATGGTCTATCTGGAAGGACAGCCGAATCACGGCCTATTACAGTTATTTATCTTTATTTTCGTTTGCCGTTTACGGACTTATGATTGCCGGGGATATGTTGACGCTGCTCGTTTTTTGGGGGCTTGCGGGCGCGGGCGGTTTTTTGATCGCGGGTTATGACGATGCAAACGAAAACTCCAGAGAAGCGGCCAAACGTTTATTTATAATGGCCAATATGAGCAGCGTTGCGCTGTTATTTGCGGTAATCCTGCTATTCTGGTACATGCCGGATCATGCTTTGGATTTCACGAGCATTCATAATCTGTTCCAAGGGCATGCAGGCAAGGCAGCTTCTGGCATCATCACAGGCATAGCGCTGCTGCTCACGGCAAGCGCAGCTTCCTTTGCGGGTTTATTTCCGCTGCATATGTGGCAGCCGGCTGCTATAAAAAGCAGAGAGCCGTTTCGTTATGCACTGCCTGGCCTGCTAATGCCGGCCGCAGCTGTTTATTTGCTTGCCAAAACCTATGACTTGTTTGCCGCTTCTCCCGATGCCGGGGCTGTACTCGCCTATGCCGGAGGCATAACGGCATTGCTTAGCGCGGTCATTGCCGCCGCGCAGAACGGCTCTCTCAAAGCGGTTTCGTATGTGCTTGGGGCGCAGACCGGCCTTGCTTTCCTGGTGATCGGAGCTGGCTCTGCAGCCGGTGGCTTGTACATGCTGATAGCCGGCATAACCGGTTTCTTCTTATTAAATAGCTTTGCACAGCAGGATACCTATAAGAAAAACAGGCTGCTGCGGCTGGCGGGCTGCTTGGGAGCGCTGGCTCTTTCCGAGTTCCCGCTGCTTATCGGCTACTGGTCGTCATCAGTTGGCCTAAAAGCTCTGTATTCTTACAATCCGTATTTGTTTGTAGTCGCGTTAGCTGCAGTGCTGTTCAAAGCGCTTGCGCTTGCGCCTGTATGGCTGAAGCAGCTGCAGCGCATCCCGGCAGCTTCCGGTCCGGCAGTCCGGTCTGCCAAACCGGCAGCTTCTGCTGAATCAGAACAGCTATTCCGGTTGGCAGACCGGCCTGCCGTTCCCGCGCCTCCAAAAGCCGTTATGATCGCTGTTGGCGCTGTTTACGCGTTATGCGGCATCTCGGCCGGTTTTGTGCAGCACCCTTGGACAAGCCGCATGGCGTCCTGGATTGGTTCCGGACAGGAAGCCGGCAGCGCTGCGGCAGCAGTTGCCGGGATTGGAGCAGTTTCCCTGCTGGGCCTGCTGCTGGGCTGGTTAACGTACCGGCGGCAGTCGGCCCGGCTTACGGAAGACAAGCAACGCGGCTGGCTGATCCGCCTGCTGCAGGAAGAATGGTATATTCCTCGACTGATCCATTACGCGGCGTCGGTTCCGCTGAAGGCGGCTGGCCGGGCGCTGCAAGCCTTCGACGACTATATTGTCGGAAGGAGGTTCTGGTAA